In the Arthrobacter sp. CDRTa11 genome, CCACACGGCCACATCCCATGATCACGAAATGCGCCACCCGTTATCTCCTCAATTTCCGTACCTGTTGCTGCTGCTAGAACTCTACCGGCATGGCGCTGGTTACAGCGGCCCGGGGGCCGTCATGACATAGCCCCTGAATCAGACTAGCTTTGTGTGGTGCTGACAATAATGAAACGGGTTCTGGTGGGCAGGCCCTTCAGGAATGACAGGCTTTCCCATACCCTGCTTCCCAAGCGGATCGCGCTTCCGGTTTTCGCCTCCGACGCGCTGTCCTCCGTAGCCTACGCACCGGATGAAATCCTGCTGACCCTGGCACTGGCCGGCGTGAGCGCGGTGGCCTTTTCGCCGTGGGTTGGCCTGGCGGTCATGGTGGTGCTGCTGACTGTCGTGGCGTCCTACCGGCAGAACGTGCACGCCTACCCGTCCGGCGGAGGCGACTACGAGATCGCCAACGTGAACCTCGGAAAGCATGCCGGCCTGACGGTGGCGTCGGCCCTCCTGGTGGACTACGTCCTGACAGTTGCGGTATCCATGTCATCCGCAGCGACCTACCTGACCACCGCCATTCCTGACCTGCACGGGCAGCAGGCGCTCCTCGCCACCATTGGCGTGGCCATCCTGGCCCTGGTCAATCTTCGCGGCATCAAGGAAGCCGGCACCGTCTTCGCCGTCCCCACCTACATTTTTATGGCCTCGATCCTGGGGATGACGGCCGTGGGAATCTTCCAGGCCTCCACCGGCCAGCTGGGCGAGGCGCCCTCAGCCGCCTTCAGCATCGTGCCGGCGCCGGGATTCGACGAGGGTCTGGTGGGCCTGGCCGGCGCTTTCCTCCTCCTGAGGGCGTTTTCCTCCGGAGCCGCTGCCCTCACCGGGGTTGAAGCCATCAGCAACGGTGTGCCCAACTTCAAGGAGCCCAAAAGCAAGAATGCTGCCACCACGCTGCTCCTGCTGGGCGTCATCGGGGCGTCGATGCTGGCCGGGATCATGTACCTGGCCAGTGCCACCAAGGTCCACATTGTGCTGGATCCGGCCAGGGAGTTCCTGCTCAACGGCATTCCGCTGCCCCCCGATTACATCCAGACCCCTGCCATCAGCCAGATTGCGCAGACCATCTTCGGCCCCGGCTCCATTCCCTTTTACATTGTGGTGGCAGCCACCGGCGTGATCCTGGTTTTTGCGGCCAACACCGCCTTCAACGGCTTTCCCGTCCTGGGTTCCATCCTGGCCCAGGACGGCTACCTTCCCCGGCAGCTGCGGACGAGGGGGGACCGGCTGGCCTTCAGCAACGGTGTACTGGCGCTGGCGGCCGGAGCCCTGGTGCTGATCATCGCCTTCAACGCAGATGTCACCAAGCTCATCCAGCTGTACATTGTGGGCGTCTTTATTTCCTTCACCGCAAGCCAGCTGGGCATGATCAGGCACTGGGGACGGCAGCTCAAGCTCGCCAAGGACACAACAGTCCGGCTGCGGATCGTGAAGTCCCGCACCATCAACACCATCGGTTTCGGCATGACGGCGCTGGTCCTGGTCATCGTCCTGATCACCAAATTCGAGCAGGGCGCCTGGATCGCCCTGCTGGCGATGTTCGTGCTCTACCTGATCATGTGGAGCATCCGGGCCCACTATGACAACGTCGCCAAGGAACTGGCCGTGGATGAGGATTCCTCGCCGCGGGCCCTTCCCTCACGCGTGCATGCCGTGATCCTGGTCTCCCACGTGCGCAAGCCCGTGCTCCGGGCGCTGGCTTACGCCCGCGCCTCCCGGCCCTCACGGCTGGACGCCGTCACCGTGGACATCAATGCCGAAGAGACGGCACGGACCGTTGCCGACTGGGAAAAGCTCGAGATTCCTGTGCCGCTGACCGTGCTGGCAAGCCCCTACCGGGAGACCGTCACCCCCATCATGGAGTACGTCAAGAACATGCGGCGCGATTCCCCGCGTGACCTCATCGTGGTGTACATCCCCGAGTACGTGGTGGGCAAATGGTGGGAGCAGCTGGTCCACAACCAGACTGCGCTGCGCATCAAGACCCGCCTGCATTTCGAACCTGGCGTGATGGTGGCCAGCGTCCCGTGGCAGTTGAAATCGTCCGAAGAAGCCAAGAACCTGCAGGATATCCAATGAACACCAAGACCCAGACCGCTTCGCATTCAGCCGCTACCCATTCAGCCGCTTCCCATCCGGCCCCTGAGGCGCTGACGGAACTGGTGCTCGACGTCGGACCCGTGGCCCACGGCGGGCACTGCGTGGCACGGCACGAAGGCAGGGTGATTTTTGTCCGCCACGGCATCCCCGGCGAGAAAGTCCGGGTCCGGGTGACGGAGGCAGGGGAGACGGCCAAGTTTTGGCGTGCCGACGTAGTGGAGGTTCTGGACGCCTCGCCGGACCGGGTGGAGCACTTTTGGCACCTTGCTGACGCGCGGCGCGCCTGGAATGCCGGGCACCCGCCCGTCGGCGGAGCTGAGTTCGGCCACATCACGCTGTCCCGCCAGCGGGCCCTCAAATCCGCGGTGCTGGCCGAACAGCTCAAGCGGCTCGCCGGCGTCGAACTTCCCCCGGCGGGTGCCGCAACCCATGAGAATGAAGCGAACACCGGCACGCCGGTGGAGGCCGTGGGCAGCCGGTCAGGCGAGAACCCAACATCCGACGCCGGCGCCGGCCTTGAGTGGCGGACCCGGGCCAGTTTTTCTGTCACCACCGGCGGGAAACTGGGCATGCACGCCCACCGCTCCGACCAGATCATCCCCGTACGGGGGATGCCGCTCGCCGTCGACGGCATTAACCGGCTGCGCCTGTGGGACATCGACCTGCAGGGCATCGACCGGGTGGAGGTGGCCGCGCCGGCTAACGGCTCACGCCCCCTGGTGCTGCTCTCCCCGGCGCCGGGCACCAAACCCAAGCGGCTCAGCGCCATCGTTGCCCAGCTGCCCAACGACGTTTCCGTGGCCAGCTTCGACCCCCTGAAGGACGAGATCCGGCAACTGCGTGGCCGGACCTGGGTACAGGAGACCGCCGCCGGGCACGACTACCGCATCACGGGGGCCGGCTTCTGGCAGATTCACCGCGACGCGCCCGAAGCACTTGTGGGGGCCGTCACAGAATTCCTCCGCGGCGGCGGCTTCCTGGAGCCAGGCTCAGTGGTGGCGGATCTGTACGCCGGGGCCGGCCTGTTCACCGCACCCCTGGCGGACGCGGTGGGGGAGACGGGCTCCGTTCTCTCTATCGAAGGCGCACCGGGAACCAGCCGGGACGCACGCAAAAACCTGCATAACGCGCCGCAGGTGGAGATTGTGCAGGGGCGGGTTGAGCGCGTCCTGCGCCAGAAACCACGGGAATTTGACGCGGTGCTGCTGGATCCGCCCCGGGCAGGCGCCGGAAAAGCAGTGGTCAGCCAGCTGATCGCCGCCGGGCCGCGTGCCATCGTCTATGTGTCCTGCGACCCCGCATCCTTTGCGCGTGATCTGGGTTACTTCCAGCAGGGGGGATGGTCCCTTGCCGGGCTGCGGGCGTTTGATCTGTACCCGCACACCCACCACCTGGAGACTGTCGCATTGCTGACGCCAGCCCGCTGACGCCACCGCGATTTGCACTAGTATGGCGGTAGTAATCCCACGTCGCGCTCCGTACTCACGGCTGGACAACCTGCAATTTTCCGGGCCTGCACTAATTAGGCCTGCCTAACTAGCAAGCGGTCTACCGCGCGACAAAGATGAAACTGTTGCGAGAGGAGTCCTGCGATGAGCACTGTGGACAGCTTCGGTTCAAAAGGCAAACTTAATGTAGCCGGAACCGAATACGAAATTTTCCGGTTGAACTCCGTTGAAGGTGCAGAAAACCTTCCGTTCAGCCTCAAGGTATTGCTTGAAAACCTGTTGAGGACCGAGGACGGCGCGAACATCACTGCCGATCACGTCCGCGCCTTGGCGGGATGGGATCCCAACGCCCAGCCCGATACAGAAATCCAGTTCACGCCGGCGCGGGTGATCATGCAGGACTTCACCGGTGTTCCCTGCGTGGTTGACCTGGCGACGATGCGTGAAGCAGTCAAGGAACTGGGCGGTGACCCCAAGCGGGTCAACCCGCTGGCTCCGGCGGAAATGGTCATCGACCACTCCGTGCAGATTGACGCCTTCGGCAACTCCGGCGCGCTGGAGCGCAACATGGAGATCGAATACCAGCGCAACGGCGAGCGTTACCAGTTCCTGCGCTGGGG is a window encoding:
- a CDS encoding APC family permease, whose translation is MKRVLVGRPFRNDRLSHTLLPKRIALPVFASDALSSVAYAPDEILLTLALAGVSAVAFSPWVGLAVMVVLLTVVASYRQNVHAYPSGGGDYEIANVNLGKHAGLTVASALLVDYVLTVAVSMSSAATYLTTAIPDLHGQQALLATIGVAILALVNLRGIKEAGTVFAVPTYIFMASILGMTAVGIFQASTGQLGEAPSAAFSIVPAPGFDEGLVGLAGAFLLLRAFSSGAAALTGVEAISNGVPNFKEPKSKNAATTLLLLGVIGASMLAGIMYLASATKVHIVLDPAREFLLNGIPLPPDYIQTPAISQIAQTIFGPGSIPFYIVVAATGVILVFAANTAFNGFPVLGSILAQDGYLPRQLRTRGDRLAFSNGVLALAAGALVLIIAFNADVTKLIQLYIVGVFISFTASQLGMIRHWGRQLKLAKDTTVRLRIVKSRTINTIGFGMTALVLVIVLITKFEQGAWIALLAMFVLYLIMWSIRAHYDNVAKELAVDEDSSPRALPSRVHAVILVSHVRKPVLRALAYARASRPSRLDAVTVDINAEETARTVADWEKLEIPVPLTVLASPYRETVTPIMEYVKNMRRDSPRDLIVVYIPEYVVGKWWEQLVHNQTALRIKTRLHFEPGVMVASVPWQLKSSEEAKNLQDIQ
- a CDS encoding class I SAM-dependent RNA methyltransferase, giving the protein MNTKTQTASHSAATHSAASHPAPEALTELVLDVGPVAHGGHCVARHEGRVIFVRHGIPGEKVRVRVTEAGETAKFWRADVVEVLDASPDRVEHFWHLADARRAWNAGHPPVGGAEFGHITLSRQRALKSAVLAEQLKRLAGVELPPAGAATHENEANTGTPVEAVGSRSGENPTSDAGAGLEWRTRASFSVTTGGKLGMHAHRSDQIIPVRGMPLAVDGINRLRLWDIDLQGIDRVEVAAPANGSRPLVLLSPAPGTKPKRLSAIVAQLPNDVSVASFDPLKDEIRQLRGRTWVQETAAGHDYRITGAGFWQIHRDAPEALVGAVTEFLRGGGFLEPGSVVADLYAGAGLFTAPLADAVGETGSVLSIEGAPGTSRDARKNLHNAPQVEIVQGRVERVLRQKPREFDAVLLDPPRAGAGKAVVSQLIAAGPRAIVYVSCDPASFARDLGYFQQGGWSLAGLRAFDLYPHTHHLETVALLTPAR